A DNA window from Brassica napus cultivar Da-Ae chromosome A4, Da-Ae, whole genome shotgun sequence contains the following coding sequences:
- the LOC106432620 gene encoding carbon catabolite repressor protein 4 homolog 2, with protein MLSVIRVHLPSEIPIVGCELTPYVLVRRPDKTAATDDVPESAPLDGYFLRYRWYRVQSDKKVTICSVHPTEQATLQCVFCSKRRALVAKSYHCSPKCFTDAWQHHKTLHERAAAENGNEEDELTRFNSTGSGVLASTLSGSMSNLTLANNGPTPFYPSSITQKNGGETLIEVGGSKTYTPTADDIGYVLKFECVVANAETKQFVGHPSTILTSRVIPAPSPSPRRLIPVNGADVMGHLDQDGRIQSAGSFTVLSYNILSDTSASSDLYSYCPPWALSWPYRRQNLLREIVGYRADVVCLQEVQSDHFHEIFAPELDKHGYQALYKRKTNEVLSGSTSVIDGCATFFRRDRFSHVKKYDVEFNKAAQSLTEAIIPHTQKRTALNRLVKDNIALIVVLEAKFGNQPTDPSGKRQLICVANTHVNVQQELKDVKLWQVHTLLKGLEKIAASADIPMLVCGDFNTLPGSAPHTLLVMGKVDPLHPDLMVDPLNILRPHTKLTHQLPLVSAYSSFVRSVMGLGLEQHRRRMDLNTNEPLFTNCTREFIGTHDYIFYTADTLMVESLLELLDEDGLRKDTALPSPEWSSNHIALLAEFRCMPRTRR; from the exons ATGCTAAGCGTGATCCGAGTGCATCTCCCTTCCGAGATTCCTATTGTGGGCTGTGAGTTAACTCCTTACGTCCTTGTTCGCCGCCCTGATAAGACCGCCGCCACTGACGATGTCCCTGAGTCAGCTCCCCTCGATGGCTACTTCTTGAGATACAGATG GTATCGTGTACAGAGCGATAAGAAAGTAACTATCTGCAGTGTGCATCCAACGGAACAAGCCACCTTACAATGTGTATTCTGCTCAAAGCGTAGAGCCCTCGTCGCAAAAAGCTACCACTGCTCGCCTAAATGCTTCACAGACGCGTGGCAGCACCACAAGACTTTACACGAGCGAGCAGCTGCAGAGAACGGAAACGAGGAAGATGAGCTAACTCGGTTCAACAGCACAGGCTCCGGCGTTCTCGCCAGCACCTTATCCGGCTCAATGTCGAATCTCACCCTCGCCAACAACGGCCCCACGCCGTTCTATCCTTCAAGCATCACTCAGAAGAACGGAGGAGAGACGCTGATCGAGGTCGGGGGCAGCAAAACGTACACCCCGACCGCTGATGACATTGGCTACGTGTTGAAGTTCGAGTGTGTCGTGGCTAATGCAGAGACTAAACAGTTTGTGGGACATCCTAGTACGATTCTGACTTCGCGTGTGATCCCTGCGCCTTCTCCGAGTCCACGTAGGCTTATCCCTGTTAATGGAGCTGATGTGATGGGTCACTTGGATCAAGATGGTCGGATTCAGAGTGCGGGATCGTTCACTGTTCtttcttataatattttgtcTGATACTTCGGCAAGTAGCGACCTTTACAGTTACTGTCCTCCTTGGGCTCTTTCTTGGCCGTACAGAAGACAGAATCTGTTGAGGGAGATTGTTGGTTATCGTGCTGATGTAGTTTGCCTACAAGAG GTACAAAGTGATCATTTCCATGAAATTTTCGCACCGGAGTTGGATAAACATGGGTATCAAGCTCTCTACAAGAGAAAGACTAATGAG GTTCTCAGTGGAAGTACGAGTGTAATTGACGGATGTGCAACGTTTTTCAGACGGGATAGATTTTCACATGTCAAGAAATATGAT GTTGAGTTCAATAAGGCTGCTCAGTCTTTGACTGAGGCTATAATCCCTCATACGCAGAAGAGAACTGCTTTAAACCGGCTTGTGAAG GATAACATTGCGTTGATAGTTGTTCTTGAAGCGAAGTTTGGTAATCAACCTACTGATCCCTCTGGGAAGCGCCAGCTTATCTGTGTGGCAAACACACATGTTAATGTTCAACAAGAACTAAAGGACGTGAAGCTCTGGCAG GTTCATACTTTATTAAAGGGGCTAGAGAAAATAGCTGCTAGTGCTGATATTCCTATGCTTGTATGTGGAGACTTCAATACACTTCCCGGAag TGCTCCTCATACACTTCTTGTAATGGGGAAAGTTGATCCACTACATCCAGACTTAATGGTTGATCCCCTTAATATCCTGCGTCCTCATACTAAACTGACTCATCAGCTACCTTTG GTGAGCGCTTACTCATCTTTTGTGAGATCAGTAATGGGACTTGGATTGGAACAGCACAGAAGGAGAATGGATCTTAATACAAACGAGCCTTTGTTTACTAATTGTACAAGGGAGTTCATTGGCACTCAtgactatatattttatacag CGGATACTTTGATGGTGGAATCTTTATTGGAGTTGCTGGATGAGGATGGATTGAGGAAGGATACAGCTCTTCCTTCACCTGAATGGTCTTCTAATCATATTGCACTCTTGGCTGAGTTTCGATGCATGCCTAGAACCAGACGCTAA
- the LOC106405273 gene encoding non-specific lipid transfer protein GPI-anchored 22, which translates to MGYNQNQQMLALCITLTIMFLGVRSDLNQDIKGCQDSMSDLYSCLPFVTNKAKAPDSTCCTTLKEKLDKGQTKRCLCTLVKDRDDPGLGFKVDANRAMSLPSACHVPANISQCPELLHLPPDSAAGKIFKQFTESSSQNVGHKAVSTSSSVKGRDKKQFGLMMAGAFSVWYLM; encoded by the exons ATGGGTTACAACCAAAATCAACAAATGCTGGCTCTATGCATAACATTAACAATAATGTTTCTTGGTGTGAGATCAGATTTAAATCAGGACATAAAGGGGTGTCAAGATTCCATGTCTGATCTCTACTCTTGTCTTCCTTTTGTCACTAACAAAGCTAAAGCTCCAGATTCAACATGTTGCACCACACTCAAAGAAAAACTAGACAAAGGGCAGACCAAGAGATGTCTCTGCACTCTTGTCAAAGACAGGGATGATCCTGGTTTAGGATTCAAAGTTGATGCCAACCGTGCAATGAGCCTCCCTTCCGCTTGTCATGTCCCTGCAAATATTTCACAATGCCCAG AGCTTCTACATTTGCCTCCAGATTCAGCAGCCGGTAAGATTTTTAAGCAATTCACTGAATCCTCCTCTCAGAATGTTGGACACAAAG CTGTATCCACAAGTTCAAGCGTTAAAGGAAGAGATAAGAAGCAATTTGGACTAATGATGGCTGGAGCTTTCTCAGTATGGTACTTAATGTAA
- the LOC106432621 gene encoding serine/threonine-protein phosphatase PP2A-4 catalytic subunit, with protein sequence MGANSIPTDATLDLDEQISQLMQCKPLSEQQVRALCEKAKEILMDESNVQPVKSPVTICGDIHGQFHDLAELFRIGGMCPDTNYLFMGDYVDRGYYSVETVTLLVGLKVRYPQRITILRGNHESRQITQVYGFYDECLRKYGNANVWKIFTDLFDYFPLTALVESEIFCLHGGLSPSIETLDNIRNFDRVQEVPHEGPMCDLLWSDPDDRCGWGISPRGAGYTFGQDISEQFNHSNSLKLIARAHQLVMDGFNWAHEQKVVTIFSAPNYCYRCGNMASILEVDDCRNHTFIQFEPAPRRGEPDVTRRTPDYFL encoded by the exons ATGGGCGCGAATTCGATTCCGACGGACGCAACCCTCGATCTTGACGAGCAGATCTCCCAGCTCATGCAGTGCAAGCCCCTCTCCGAGCAACAG GTTAGAGCATTATGCGAGAAAGCTAAGGAGATCTTGATGGATGAAAGCAACGTTCAG CCTGTCAAAAGTCCAGTAACAATCTGTGGTGATATTCATGGACAATTCCATGATCTTGCAGAGCTTTTCCGTATTGGAGGAATG tgcCCTGATACCAACTATCTATTTATGGGAGACTATGTCGACCGTGGATATTATTCTGTCGAAACTGTTACG CTGTTAGTTGGCTTGAAAGTACGGTATCCTCAGCGAATCACCATTCTTAGAGGAAACCATGAAAGTCGTCAG ATTACTCAGGTTTATGGATTTTATGATGAATGCCTGCGAAA GTATGGCAATGCGAATGTTTGGAAGATCTTTACAGACCTCTTTGATTATTTCCCACTGACAGCCTTG GTGGAGTCAGAAATATTCTGCCTTCACGGTGGATTGTCACCGTCTATCGAGACCCTTGACAACATTAGGAACTTTGATAGAGTTCAAGAAGTTCCACATGAAGGGCCGATGTGTGACTTGTTATGGTCTGATCCTGATGACAGATGTGGCTGGGGGATCTCTCCTCGTGGTGCTGGATATACATTTGGTCAG GACATCTCCGAACAATTCAACCACAGCAACAGCTTAAAACTGATTGCTCGAGCGCATCAGCTGGTTATGGACGGATTCAACTGGGCACAC GAGCAAAAGGTGGTTACTATTTTTAGTGCACCAAACTATTGCTATCGCTGTGGAAACATGGCCTCCATTCTCGAGGTCGATGACTGTAGGAACCACACCTTCATACAG TTTGAACCAGCCCCAAGGAGAGGAGAACCAGATGTGACCCGAAGGACACCTGACTACTTCCTTTGA
- the LOC106432598 gene encoding IQ domain-containing protein IQM6: MFESQEMKTILRSVSFNNDNESDSTIAEPPETRKTMYNRSLSMKGTQRPNLSSEDVEDNLSSKPLTFMKEDDKYKIRQWKPLSVNDHVNEFLALISDGRYQAALKLQKVYRSFRTRRRLADCAVVVEQRWWKVLDFAELKRSSISFFEIEKQETAVSRWSRARTRAAKVGKGLSKDEKARKLALQHWLEAIDPRHRYGHNLQFYYHAWLHCDSYQPFFYWLDIGEGKELNHERCPRTKLYQQSIKYLGPTEREEYEVVIEDSKLIYKKSGIVLDTKEGPPDTKWIFVLSVSKIMYVGMKKKGNFQHSSFLAGGATLSAGRIVVEEGVLKAVWPHSGHYLPTEENFLAFMSFLRENNVDLTDVKKSPDEDDGEHHFKVKRMPSKIKEVEEEPCDFVDAETGLSPNAKPKSHAELHTLTRFHPKDKDMAEDYDEEEPETPSEEGYETAEETFIAEEEFAYPKSHLFDEDIEEYEKPVPKEKIMKRIDSHKGLKSYQLAERLHSRWSTGAGPRISCMRDYPSELQFRVLEQAQLSPRASSSSNPSPFAPVRSRGTSLGRSPFSQELERL, from the exons ATGTTTGAATCGCAAG AAATGAAGACGATTCTTCGATCAGTCAGCTTTAATAATGACAATGAATCGGATTCAACCATCGCCGAACCACCAGAAACTAGAAAGACCATGTACAATAGATCTCTTAGCATGAAAGGGACACAAAGACCTAACCTTTCTTCAGAAGACGTGGAGGACAATCTTTCCTCAAAGCCTCTAACTTTTatgaaagaagatgacaaataTAAGATACGGCAATGGAAACCTCTATCCGTAAACGATCATGTAAACGAGTTTCTAGCGTTAATAAGTGACGGTAGATACCAAGCTGCGTTAAAGCTGCAGAAGGTTTATAGAAGCTTTCGAACCAGGAGGAGGCTAGCTGATTGTGCTGTGGTGGTTGAGCAAAGATG GTGGAAGGTACTTGATTTTGCTGAGCTTAAAAGAAGTTCTATATCGTTTTTCGAAATTGAGAAGCAAGAGACTGCTGTTTCACGCTGGTCTAGAGCAAGAACAAGAGCTGCTAAG GTGGGTAAAGGCTTGTCAAAAGATGAGAAAGCTAGGAAATTGGCTTTGCAACACTGGCTTGAGGCT ATTGATCCTCGACATCGCTATGGCCACAATCTGCAATTCTATTACCATGCTTGGCTCCATTGTGACAGTTACCAACCCTTTTTCTATTG GCTAGACATAGGAGAAGGAAAAGAATTGAACCATGAAAGATGTCCAAGAACAAAACTATACCAACAAAGCATCAAGTATCTTGGTCCG ACTGAAAGAGAAGAGTACGAAGTGGTGATTGAGGATAGTAAACTAATCTATAAAAAAAGTGGGATAGTTCTGGACACAAAAGAAGGTCCTCCAGATACAAAGTGGATCTTTGTCCTAAGCGTGTCTAAGATAATGTATGTTGGTATGAAGAAAAAGGGCAACTTTCAACATTCTAGTTTTCTTGCTGGAGGGGCTACCTTATCTGCTGGTAGGATTGTGGTTGAAGAAGGTGTTCTTAag GCAGTCTGGCCTCACAGTGGACATTATCTACCAACAGAAGAGAACTTTCTGGCCTTCATGTCGTTTCTTAGGGAGAACAATGTTGACCTCACTGATGTAAAG AAGAGTCCAGATGAAGATGATGGAGAACATCACTTCAAGGTCAAGAGAATGCCTTCGAAAATCAAAGAGGTTGAAGAAGAACCGTGTGACTTTGTGGACGCTGAGACTGGTTTAAGTCCAAACGCTAAACCCAAAAGTCATGCAGAGCTACATACATTAACAAGGTTCCATCCAAAAGACAAGGACATGGCTGAGGATTATGATGAAGAAGAGCCTGAAACACCTTCAGAAGAAGGGTATGAGACAGCAGAGGAGACATTCATAGCTGAGGAAGAGTTTGCATATCCAAAATCTCATCTGTTTGATGAAGACATTGAAGAATATGAGAAGCCTGTGCCTAAGGAGAAGATAATGAAGAGGATAGATTCACACAAAGGACTCAAATCTTATCAGTTAGCTGAGAGGCTGCACTCGAGGTGGAGTACTGGTGCAGGTCCTAGGATCAGTTGTATGAGAGATTACCCTTCAGAGCTTCAGTTTAGGGTTCTTGAACAAGCTCAGCTATCTCCAAGAGCTTCGAGCTCTTCAAACCCTTCTCCTTTTGCTCCGGTTAGATCAAGGGGGACAAGTCTTGGGAGAAGTCCTTTCTCTCAAGAACTTGAGAGGCTTTAG
- the LOC125608415 gene encoding uncharacterized protein LOC125608415 yields the protein MEEPRNLFGARFAGDYGPSSGSVTTHPPPWGVLEGREGSMVRRMEIPLFDGESAESWVLRVEQYFELGDFTEEEKLRAVRMSFTGEALPWYRWERSRNPFLSWEQMKVRVLEQFSPAQDTSIGERLLSLRQTGTARAFRRDFIALASNAPEIPDPILEMAFLNGLKPKIKAGVKMMEPRGLQRMMDVAILVEDWSVGETPEETEGIGRGSRSSNGRFQAQQGKPAQQTVQGLNPQKSRTGSTTTPLNNAANPRPSHNRLKAPFRRLTPAEVAKWKAEGLCYQCDEKYSWNHKCQKAELVVMMVLEDGTEIDVTNCSVELEEEETTENVEMAEISLNSLVGISSPRTIKLRGTVKDKEVVVLIDSGASHNFISKAVVADLNLATDTTRGYNVLTAGGITIRGDGLCDDLELKLQGCTIVSSFLPLELGSADVILGMQWLETLGDMKVNWKLQTIKFKIEGAKYTMRGDPSLCCSAASLKSILKSIQHDGEAMLVEYNGVQLVESLQGDMTTGPPPLQDMLEEYGDIFAEPEGLPPSRGREHAIVLKNDADPVSVRSFRYPQAQREEIEKQVAAMLAAGIIRDSNSPFSSPVLLVKKKDGSWRFCVDYRALNKATIADCYPIPMIDQLLDELQGAVVFSKLDLKSGYHQILVKAEDVQKTAFRTHDGHYEFLVMPFGLSNAPATFQSLMNEVFRSYLRKFVLVFFDDILVYSRSEGEHEEHLRAVLELLRTHKLYANRKKCEFGSSSIEYLGHIISKDGVAADEGKIRAMVEWAEPKTVKELRGFLGLTG from the coding sequence ATGGAGGAACCGCGAAACTTGTTCGGAGCAAGGTTCGCGGGAGACTATGGACCATCATCGGGATCTGTCACGACACATCCACCGCCGTGGGGAGTGTTGGAGGGCAGAGAAGGATCGATGGTTCGTCGGATGGAGATTCCGTTGTTCGACGGCGAAAGCGCGGAGAGTTGGGTGCTTCGTGTCGAGCAATACTTTGAGCTGGGAGATTTTACGGAGGAAGAAAAGTTGAGAGCGGTGAGGATGAGTTTTACGGGAGAGGCGCTGCCGTGGTATCGGTGGGAACGTAGTCGAAACCCATTCCTCAGTTGGGAACAAATGAAGGTACGGGTGCTAGAGCAGTTCTCGCCGGCGCAGGACACCAGTATCGGCGAGCGACTCCTCAGCCTGCGCCAGACGGGAACGGCGCGAGCATTTCGGCGCGATTTCATCGCGTTAGCGTCTAACGCACCCGAGATCCCTGACCCAATCCTGGAGATGGCTTTCCTGAACGGGCTCAAACCCAAGATCAAGGCGGGGGTTAAGATGATGGAGCCACGAGGGTTACAGAGGATGATGGACGTGGCGATTTTGGTGGAGGATTGGTCCGTCGGAGAAACACCGGAAGAAACAGAAGGGATTGGGCGAGGAAGCCGTTCGTCTAATGGACGCTTTCAGGCCCAACAAGGGAAACCGGCCCAACAAACGGTACAAGGACTAAACCCACAAAAGAGCAGGACCGGTTCAACCACAACACCGTTGAACAATGCCGCGAACCCGAGACCTAGTCACAACCGTCTGAAGGCCCCATTCCGTCGTTTAACACCGGCGGAGGTGGCGAAATGGAAAGCGGAGGGCCTATGCTACCAGTGTGATGAAAAATATAGTTGGAATCACAAGTGTCAGAAGGCGGAGTTGGTAGTGATGATGGTGTTGGAAGATGGTACTGAGATTGATGTTACAAATTGTTCGGTGGAATTGGAGGAAGAAGAGACGACGGAGAATGTTGAGATGGCAGAGATTTCACTAAACTCTTTAGTCGGAATCTCGTCACCACGTACTATCAAGCTACGGGGGACGGTGAAGGACAAGGAAGTAGTGGTGCTGATAGACAGCGGGGCGTCCCACAATTTCATATCTAAAGCAGTGGTGGCGGATTTGAATTTAGCAACTGATACGACGCGGGGCTACAATGTACTCACCGCCGGTGGTATCACGATCAGGGGAGATGGGCTTTGCGATGACCTTGAGCTGAAGTTGCAGGGGTGCACGATCGTTTCAAGTTTTTTACCATTAGAGTTGGGAAGTGCCGACGTAATTTTGGGAATGCAGTGGCTTGAGACATTAGGCGACATGAAGGTTAACTGGAAGCTGCAAACCATCAAATTCAAGATTGAGGGAGCGAAGTATACAATGCGAGGAGACCCTAGCCTTTGTTGTTCCGCGGCATCTCTCAAGTCCATTTTGAAGTCAATCCAACATGACGGAGAAGCAATGTTGGTCGAGTATAATGGAGTGCAGTTGGTGGAGAGCTTGCAAGGAGACATGACTACGGGACCACCTCCGTTACAGGACATGTTGGAAGAATATGGAGACATCTTTGCGGAGCCTGAAGGACTACCACCATCACGGGGAAGAGAACATGCGATAGTGCTGAAAAACGACGCTGACCCCGTAAGTGTGCGATCCTTCCGGTACCCGCAAGCACAGCGAGAGGAGATAGAGAAGCAGGTAGCTGCAATGCTCGCAGCAGGAATCATCAGGGATAGCAACAGTCCGTTCTCAAGTCCGGTCCTGTTGGTCAAAAAGAAAGATGGAAGTTGGAGGTTTTGCGTGGATTACCGAGCTTTGAATAAAGCGACTATTGCTGATTGCTATCCCATTCCCATGATAGATCAGCTGCTAGACGAGTTACAAGGAGCGGTGGTGTTTTCCAAATTGGATTTGAAGTCAGGCTACCACCAAATCTTGGTAAAGGCGGAGGACGTGCAGAAGACGGCGTTTCGCACTCATGATGGGCATTATGAATTCCTTGTAATGCCCTTTGGGTTGTCCAACGCGCCGGCTACATTCCAGTCACTTATGAACGAGGTGTTCAGAAGCTATTTGAGGAAGTTTGTCCTAGTGTTCTTCGACGACATTCTTGTTTACAGTCGGTCAGAAGGGGAACACGAGGAGCATCTGAGGGCGGTGTTGGAGTTGTTAAGGACTCACAAGCTCTATGCTAACAGGAAAAAATGTGAGTTCGGGAGTTCAAGTATCGAATATTTGGGGCATATCATCTCCAAAGATGGTGTCGCAGCAGATGAGGGAAAGATACGCGCAATGGTCGAATGGGCGGAGCCTAAGACAGTGAAGGAGCTGCGGGGGTTTCTTGGCCTCACTGGTTAG
- the LOC106432606 gene encoding MATH domain and coiled-coil domain-containing protein At3g58430-like: MANQGDKFTWVIKSLSSWPSLIFNPFVNGVCKLYSDASEKIEKESMDVSGFQVLPSQVESVRLIFKRHPDIAVEFRAKNQHLRKACMGFLLSLIETLCQSLEELSNEDLVEADVALTYLKDAGFKVDWLEKKLDIVKDKKEKEQSSLARLQEMEDSLLKLKQQCSDMDALVEKEEEELSDTRTPMSFDDVV; encoded by the exons ATGGCAAATCAAGGTGATAAGTTCACTTGGGTGATAAAGAGTCTCTCCTCCTGGCCATCTCTTATCTTTAACCCATTTGTGAATGGTGTCTGCAAACT ATACTCAGATGCATCagaaaaaattgaaaaggaAAGCATGGATGTCAGTGGCTTTCAAGTTCTGCCTTCACAG GTAGAATCTGTGAGACTTATCTTCAAAAGACATCCAGACATTGCGGTAGAGTTCCGTGCAAAGAACCAGCATCTGAGGAAAGCATGCATGGGTTTCCTGCTCAGCTTAATTGAGACTTTATGCCAATCACTCGAGGAGCTCTCCAATGAAGATCTTGTGGAGGCAGACGTGGCACTGACATACCTGAAAGACGCTGGTTTTAAGGTGGATTGGTTGGAGAAAAAGCTGGACATAGTTAAAGACAAGAAGGAGAAAGAGCAGTCCAGTTTGGCTCGGCTACAAGAAATGGAGGATAGTTTACTGAAACTGAAGCAACAATGTTCAGACATGGATGCCCTAGTGgagaaggaagaggaagagtTGTCGGACACAAGAACTCCTATGTCATTCGATGATGTTGTTTGA